One window from the genome of Vicinamibacteria bacterium encodes:
- the solA gene encoding N-methyl-L-tryptophan oxidase codes for MPRSQEFDVAVVGAGVFGSWIAYQLQRAGRRVALIDAYGPGNARASSGGQTRVIRMGYGDKEIYTRWSLRSLELWKDVLREAGRPALFQRTGVLWMARELDSLTTKTIATLERLGVNHERLERTVLEARWPQVGWGPITWAIYEPESGLLAAFLAVQTVAEMARKAGATYLEESVLAPVAKGGLAAVTTRSGKTVSAKTFVFAAGPWLAKLVPEVLGDRIFPTRQEVLYFGVPPGDERFSCLALPIWVDFAEEIYGIPDFQGRGFKVAPDRHGPPVDPDSLERVPSPEAVARVREFVGRRFPALREAPIVGSEVCQYENTSNGDFLIDRHPEWENAWLVGGGSGHGFKHGPAVGEYVAARIADGKPVEAKFSLATKERVQARTVF; via the coding sequence ATGCCCCGGAGCCAAGAGTTCGACGTAGCCGTGGTGGGGGCCGGGGTCTTTGGCTCTTGGATCGCATACCAGCTGCAGCGCGCAGGCCGCCGGGTCGCCCTGATCGATGCCTACGGGCCCGGCAATGCCCGGGCGAGCTCGGGTGGGCAGACCCGGGTCATCCGCATGGGCTACGGAGACAAAGAGATCTACACGCGGTGGTCCCTCCGCTCGCTGGAGTTGTGGAAGGACGTGTTGCGGGAGGCGGGTCGGCCTGCGCTCTTCCAGCGGACGGGGGTGCTCTGGATGGCGCGGGAGCTCGACTCCCTCACCACGAAGACGATCGCTACCCTCGAACGGCTCGGGGTCAACCACGAACGTCTCGAACGCACCGTGCTCGAGGCCCGCTGGCCGCAAGTCGGTTGGGGCCCCATCACCTGGGCCATCTACGAGCCCGAGAGCGGCCTTCTGGCCGCTTTTCTGGCCGTCCAGACCGTGGCCGAGATGGCCAGGAAGGCGGGGGCCACCTATCTGGAAGAGAGCGTGCTCGCCCCCGTGGCCAAGGGGGGGCTGGCCGCCGTCACTACCCGCTCCGGCAAGACTGTCTCCGCGAAGACGTTTGTTTTTGCGGCCGGCCCTTGGCTGGCCAAGCTGGTCCCGGAGGTTCTCGGCGACCGGATCTTCCCCACCCGGCAGGAGGTCCTCTACTTCGGGGTACCCCCCGGGGACGAGCGCTTTTCCTGCCTGGCCCTGCCCATCTGGGTGGACTTCGCGGAAGAAATCTATGGCATACCCGACTTCCAGGGGCGGGGTTTCAAGGTCGCTCCTGACCGCCATGGTCCCCCCGTCGACCCCGACTCCCTCGAGCGGGTTCCGAGCCCGGAGGCCGTCGCTCGCGTGCGTGAGTTCGTGGGCCGCCGCTTCCCCGCCCTCCGGGAGGCGCCCATCGTGGGTTCCGAGGTGTGCCAGTACGAGAACACCTCAAACGGGGATTTCCTCATCGACCGGCACCCGGAATGGGAGAACGCCTGGCTAGTGGGTGGGGGCTCCGGCCACGGCTTCAAGCACGGACCGGCGGTGGGGGAGTACGTGGCCGCGCGGATAGCGGACGGGAAGCCCGTGGAGGCAAAGTTCAGCCTGGCCACCAAGGAGAGGGTTCAGGCGCGGACCGTCTTCTAA
- the dapB gene encoding 4-hydroxy-tetrahydrodipicolinate reductase, whose protein sequence is MAVVGYGKMGREVETVLLERGHLPVIASRGTAYPPGCVVGIDFTAPSSVVANVAAALVAGSRYVVGTTGWSGHLDEIRMLVETSGGGLVHAANFSIGVNLFYRIVRQAAKTLAPFTDYDPYILERHHRQKKDAPSGTARVLTSILEEAGGARHRAATRLEGALPPDAFHVASVRAGGIVGEHTVGFDSGADEILLEHRARSRRGFALGAVLAGEWIADRTGFYPFDAVLEELARP, encoded by the coding sequence ATGGCGGTGGTCGGCTACGGCAAGATGGGGCGCGAGGTGGAGACGGTGTTGCTGGAGCGGGGCCACCTGCCCGTGATCGCCAGCCGCGGGACCGCCTACCCGCCCGGCTGCGTGGTGGGGATCGACTTCACGGCCCCGAGCTCGGTGGTGGCGAACGTGGCCGCGGCTCTGGTGGCGGGCAGCCGATACGTGGTGGGGACCACGGGCTGGAGCGGCCACCTGGACGAGATACGGATGCTGGTGGAGACCTCGGGGGGGGGATTGGTCCATGCCGCTAACTTCTCCATAGGCGTCAACCTCTTCTACCGAATCGTGCGCCAGGCGGCGAAAACCCTCGCCCCCTTCACGGACTACGATCCCTACATCCTCGAGCGCCACCACCGCCAGAAGAAGGACGCGCCTTCCGGTACGGCCCGCGTCCTGACTTCGATCCTAGAGGAGGCGGGGGGAGCCCGCCACCGGGCCGCCACTCGACTGGAGGGGGCTCTTCCCCCCGACGCCTTCCACGTGGCCTCCGTTCGGGCGGGCGGCATCGTGGGCGAGCACACGGTGGGATTCGACTCCGGGGCGGACGAGATACTGCTCGAGCACCGGGCTCGCTCGCGACGGGGCTTTGCCCTGGGTGCCGTCCTTGCCGGGGAGTGGATCGCGGATCGCACGGGGTTCTACCCCTTCGACGCCGTCCTCGAAGAGCTCGCTCGCCCTTGA